Proteins encoded by one window of Lentimicrobium sp. L6:
- a CDS encoding PAS domain-containing sensor histidine kinase produces the protein MPNSWEENRKKIIGLGEDSFKKSYYPELQQKLEELESAKKNLETIFQNTIDGIIIHKLNGKILSINKPAQKLLNIDDGDIKSVNLLHIPSDNLTEPLNKTWGKALNGQPQIIEWRGSQVKTNKKISLQISINKTIWDNQDALVAVLRDFKDRVIYEEELIKAKEKAEENDRLKSAFLANISHEIRTPMNGIVGFAELLKDKNLDDKEKNTFLSVILRSSKRMLSTLNNIITVSQIESNQLKLYPSKFNINEVFNQLYLSFNDKIAQKNLKFKYTPPQNQLFVTSDREKLITILSNLLMNSIKYTDQGWIEMGCSQKNNQIHFYINDSGIGIPLKRQKAIFERFIQADIEDSEAREGTGLGLCIAQAYANLMGSEIKIKSEPQKGASFYFELLMG, from the coding sequence ATGCCAAACTCTTGGGAAGAAAATAGGAAAAAGATTATTGGATTAGGGGAAGACTCTTTTAAGAAAAGTTATTATCCTGAATTACAGCAAAAGTTAGAGGAACTGGAATCTGCAAAGAAAAACCTCGAAACTATTTTTCAAAACACAATTGATGGTATAATCATTCACAAACTCAATGGGAAAATACTTTCGATAAATAAACCCGCCCAGAAGCTTTTAAATATTGATGATGGCGACATTAAATCGGTGAATTTACTACATATCCCTTCGGATAACTTAACCGAACCCTTAAATAAAACATGGGGAAAAGCATTAAACGGACAGCCTCAAATAATTGAATGGAGAGGAAGTCAAGTCAAAACTAATAAAAAAATATCTCTCCAAATTTCAATAAACAAAACCATTTGGGATAATCAAGATGCTCTTGTAGCAGTATTAAGAGATTTTAAGGATAGGGTTATTTATGAGGAAGAATTGATCAAAGCCAAAGAAAAAGCTGAAGAAAACGACAGACTTAAATCTGCATTCCTTGCAAATATTAGCCATGAGATTCGAACACCTATGAATGGGATTGTAGGTTTTGCAGAATTACTCAAGGATAAAAATCTTGATGACAAAGAAAAAAACACCTTTCTTTCTGTGATATTAAGAAGCAGTAAAAGAATGCTAAGTACGCTTAATAATATCATTACTGTCTCACAAATAGAATCTAATCAACTCAAATTATACCCTAGTAAATTCAATATAAATGAGGTATTCAACCAACTTTATCTTTCTTTTAATGATAAAATAGCACAAAAAAATTTAAAATTCAAGTATACTCCTCCCCAAAACCAACTCTTTGTCACTTCAGATAGAGAGAAACTAATCACTATTTTAAGTAACTTGTTAATGAATTCCATAAAATATACTGACCAAGGGTGGATAGAAATGGGATGCTCCCAAAAGAATAATCAAATTCATTTCTATATAAATGACAGCGGAATTGGAATACCATTAAAAAGACAAAAAGCCATTTTCGAAAGGTTTATTCAAGCAGATATTGAAGATAGCGAAGCTAGAGAAGGTACCGGTTTAGGACTTTGTATAGCACAAGCCTATGCAAATCTAATGGGGAGCGAAATTAAAATAAAATCAGAACCTCAAAAAGGGGCTAGTTTCTATTTTGAATTATTAATGGGTTGA
- a CDS encoding aryl-sulfate sulfotransferase, with product MNNYTEINQKLAFIFLFLITFFLGNNLKAQDETIGLLHFDENASEGYILITPKKNTSSYLINNCGELINEWIFSETPGATCYLLENGNLLRAGKDSLEIRDWESNLVWSYPTTANGINQHHDIEPLPNGNILCVAGVNFTKDEIVALGRDPENTSDSFRMDRIVELEPVGSHEANLVWEWRFQDHLVQEFDETKPNYGLVIEHPGLVDLNYINSNQADFTHVNAIDYNDELDQIIISPRHLNEILIIDHSTTTEEAAGHTGGNSGIGGDLMWRWGNPAGYQQGTEADQKLFLQHDSKWVEDGYLDEGKISVFNNGGDQSGLFSYVHLLVPTFTDGAYVKESNVFLPVDYDWSWNGIILGDTVQEPSQSGVMCLPNGNVIICESSKGQLTEITKSGEHLMTYVNPSGSEIYNQFDVIENKDNLIFRAEKYPTDHPAFEGRDMSPIGIIEDVNANSDLCTTLQSSQELKNDYTEIVNPVIGNRLQFVKQVLNTHVLITDINGRVVFEKENFSGNSLMINLLPSLYLLELKKGNEREILKLIIQ from the coding sequence ATGAATAATTATACTGAAATTAATCAGAAATTGGCTTTTATCTTTCTATTTCTAATTACATTCTTTTTAGGGAATAACCTGAAGGCACAAGATGAAACCATAGGCCTTCTGCATTTTGATGAAAATGCTTCTGAAGGTTATATTTTAATTACACCCAAGAAGAATACATCTTCCTATTTAATAAATAATTGTGGTGAATTAATAAATGAATGGATATTTTCAGAAACCCCAGGAGCAACTTGTTATTTATTAGAAAATGGCAATCTGTTAAGAGCAGGAAAGGATTCATTGGAAATTAGAGATTGGGAGAGTAATTTAGTTTGGTCCTATCCAACCACTGCTAATGGGATTAACCAACATCATGATATAGAGCCATTGCCAAATGGTAATATCTTATGCGTAGCCGGTGTGAATTTTACAAAAGATGAAATTGTAGCTCTTGGTAGGGATCCTGAAAATACTTCAGATTCATTTAGGATGGATAGAATTGTTGAATTAGAGCCTGTTGGTTCACATGAGGCCAATTTGGTTTGGGAATGGAGATTCCAAGACCATCTAGTTCAAGAGTTTGATGAGACAAAACCAAATTATGGATTAGTGATTGAACATCCTGGATTAGTTGACTTGAATTATATTAATAGTAATCAAGCAGACTTTACTCATGTAAATGCTATTGATTATAATGATGAACTTGATCAGATTATTATATCACCACGTCATTTAAATGAAATTTTGATCATCGATCATAGTACCACTACTGAAGAAGCAGCTGGTCATACTGGTGGTAACTCAGGAATAGGTGGAGACTTGATGTGGCGATGGGGAAATCCAGCGGGCTATCAACAAGGAACAGAAGCTGATCAGAAATTGTTTCTACAGCATGACAGCAAATGGGTTGAAGATGGATACCTTGATGAAGGAAAAATTTCGGTGTTTAATAATGGAGGTGATCAAAGTGGTTTATTTAGTTATGTTCATCTTTTAGTTCCTACATTTACTGATGGTGCTTATGTAAAAGAATCAAATGTCTTTCTTCCTGTGGATTATGATTGGTCTTGGAATGGAATTATCTTAGGAGATACTGTTCAGGAACCAAGTCAGTCTGGGGTGATGTGTTTACCAAATGGGAATGTTATAATATGTGAATCCTCAAAAGGACAATTGACAGAGATAACTAAATCTGGAGAGCATTTGATGACTTATGTTAATCCTTCTGGATCTGAAATTTACAACCAATTTGATGTAATTGAAAATAAGGATAACTTAATATTTAGAGCAGAGAAGTATCCTACAGATCATCCAGCATTTGAAGGAAGAGATATGAGCCCAATTGGAATCATAGAGGATGTAAATGCAAACTCAGATTTGTGTACAACTCTACAATCTAGTCAAGAACTTAAGAACGATTATACTGAAATTGTGAATCCTGTGATAGGGAATCGTCTTCAATTTGTGAAGCAAGTATTAAATACACATGTTCTTATTACTGATATTAATGGGAGAGTAGTTTTTGAAAAAGAAAATTTTAGTGGCAATAGCTTGATGATAAATCTATTGCCATCTCTTTATCTTCTTGAACTGAAAAAGGGTAACGAAAGAGAAATATTGAAGTTAATTATTCAATAA
- a CDS encoding molybdopterin-dependent oxidoreductase, which produces MIKTFHTACPRNCYSTCSFIVKIEDQTIFSIDPQILNLATSEGPCLKGLAYKERAHSKDRILYPLRKKDGTFTRISWEEALDKIVEKLNHYKANYGSHSILFYAASGMSGMLNAVSSDFWRLFGGTTTVYGNLCWPAGLEASRLTLGENKHNAPWDIENAKLIVLWGKNPAESNIHQMLPIEKAQRKGAKLIVIDPRRTPSSERADLLLQPIPGTDGILALAVAKIIIARGNHDIDFIEKQTLGFPEFMKSLEEINLEQASQECGIPIYLIEKLADLMGNIQPMTLVPGYGMQRYTNGGQSTRCILALSIITGNIGKKGACWHYANLQSYVFDKVKEPVNYFPSEADQPFRRSIPTALLGEKMMEQKNPELKMAWVERGNPITQNPDSNKTIAAFKNLDFVVVVEQFLTDTALEADLILPAKNMFEQSDIIGSYWNPYVQLKQKVMEPAGEVKPETEIYYLLAQKLGFSEEDIKKHFPEPNDEAIEKYLNKELEAFDELTFEKLKEGPVLAPGLEEIAFEDMKFNTPSGKIELFSQQAFNKWEVPHLPTYERLEEGQKKANHQFPLSLMSPNTKNRIHSQFGNLESINVLDPEPILVMSPKDARARGIKQDEQVKVWNLRGEVIIKIRFDHSLRPGNVVMVNGYWNSEGGSPNLLSKGRETDMGHGTAFHDNMVEVEKI; this is translated from the coding sequence ATGATAAAAACCTTTCATACAGCTTGTCCACGAAACTGCTATAGCACTTGCTCTTTCATTGTAAAGATCGAAGATCAAACCATATTTAGTATAGATCCTCAAATACTCAACTTAGCAACTTCCGAAGGTCCTTGTTTAAAAGGTTTGGCCTATAAAGAAAGAGCCCATTCTAAAGATAGAATCCTCTACCCTCTTCGTAAGAAAGATGGTACATTTACTCGGATTTCGTGGGAAGAAGCTCTTGACAAAATAGTAGAAAAATTAAATCATTATAAAGCTAATTATGGTAGTCATTCCATCTTGTTCTATGCAGCAAGCGGAATGTCTGGTATGCTAAATGCTGTAAGTAGTGATTTTTGGAGATTATTTGGAGGGACAACCACAGTTTATGGAAACTTATGTTGGCCAGCAGGATTAGAAGCTTCTCGATTAACTTTAGGCGAAAATAAACATAATGCGCCTTGGGATATAGAAAATGCTAAACTCATTGTACTTTGGGGCAAAAATCCAGCCGAAAGTAATATACACCAAATGTTACCCATAGAAAAAGCGCAAAGGAAAGGAGCCAAACTAATTGTTATAGACCCTCGCCGAACGCCTTCTTCTGAACGGGCTGATTTATTACTTCAACCCATTCCTGGAACTGATGGGATTCTTGCTTTAGCAGTAGCAAAAATAATCATTGCAAGGGGAAATCATGATATTGATTTTATAGAAAAACAGACCTTAGGCTTCCCTGAGTTTATGAAAAGCCTAGAAGAAATTAATTTGGAACAAGCTAGCCAAGAATGTGGCATCCCCATTTATCTCATCGAAAAGCTGGCCGATCTGATGGGAAACATTCAACCCATGACTTTAGTCCCTGGCTATGGAATGCAGCGTTATACCAATGGCGGACAAAGCACCCGTTGTATTTTGGCTTTATCCATCATCACAGGAAATATTGGTAAAAAAGGTGCTTGTTGGCATTATGCCAATTTACAATCCTATGTGTTTGACAAAGTGAAAGAACCTGTCAACTATTTTCCCTCTGAAGCTGACCAACCCTTTAGGAGAAGCATTCCAACGGCTCTTTTAGGCGAAAAGATGATGGAACAAAAGAATCCAGAATTAAAAATGGCTTGGGTAGAGAGAGGAAATCCAATTACACAAAACCCAGATTCCAATAAAACTATTGCTGCATTTAAAAACCTGGATTTTGTGGTAGTTGTGGAACAATTTTTAACTGATACTGCATTGGAAGCCGACCTCATCCTCCCTGCCAAAAATATGTTTGAACAAAGCGATATTATTGGTTCCTATTGGAATCCATACGTTCAATTAAAACAAAAGGTAATGGAGCCTGCTGGTGAAGTAAAACCAGAAACAGAAATCTATTATCTCTTGGCTCAAAAGTTAGGTTTTTCTGAGGAGGACATCAAAAAACATTTCCCTGAACCTAATGATGAAGCCATTGAAAAATATTTGAACAAAGAATTAGAAGCTTTTGATGAATTGACATTTGAGAAACTTAAAGAAGGTCCAGTATTAGCCCCAGGATTAGAAGAAATTGCTTTCGAGGATATGAAATTCAATACGCCATCAGGAAAAATAGAACTATTTTCACAACAAGCTTTTAATAAATGGGAAGTTCCTCATTTACCTACTTATGAAAGATTAGAGGAAGGCCAGAAAAAAGCAAATCACCAATTTCCTTTAAGCCTGATGAGTCCCAATACTAAAAACAGAATTCATTCACAATTTGGCAATTTGGAAAGTATTAATGTATTAGATCCTGAGCCTATTTTGGTGATGAGCCCAAAAGATGCCCGAGCAAGAGGAATAAAACAAGATGAACAGGTCAAAGTATGGAATCTACGTGGAGAAGTCATTATAAAAATTCGATTCGATCACAGTCTAAGACCTGGGAATGTGGTCATGGTCAATGGATATTGGAATAGCGAAGGCGGAAGTCCTAACCTACTTTCAAAAGGTAGAGAAACAGATATGGGCCACGGTACTGCTTTTCATGATAATATGGTGGAGGTGGAAAAGATATGA
- a CDS encoding nuclear transport factor 2 family protein — MKTPKQIVQHWVDIFNTGDYKEITNLYTPNAINHQVNQEPIVGQKAIENMFKEGFSATDMTCIVENIFEDGEWAILEWKDPLGLRGCGFFHIANEKIKFQRGYWDKLSLLRLHDLPIPP; from the coding sequence ATGAAAACACCTAAGCAAATAGTACAACATTGGGTAGATATATTTAACACAGGAGACTATAAAGAAATAACTAACCTCTACACCCCTAATGCCATCAACCATCAAGTTAATCAAGAACCAATTGTTGGACAAAAAGCTATAGAAAACATGTTTAAAGAGGGATTTTCTGCTACCGATATGACTTGTATTGTCGAGAATATATTTGAAGATGGTGAATGGGCTATTTTGGAATGGAAAGATCCTCTTGGTTTAAGAGGTTGTGGATTCTTCCATATTGCAAATGAAAAAATAAAATTCCAAAGGGGATATTGGGACAAATTAAGCCTCTTACGATTGCATGATCTACCTATCCCTCCTTAA
- a CDS encoding YkgJ family cysteine cluster protein has protein sequence MVRHKQFAAEHLKSNKKLAQNLIKRKPKDLDSITSDLHFDAFEEIDCLDCANCCKSISPMVTDKDIQRIAKHLRKKPSNLVEEYLYLDHEGDYVFKTQPCPFLGPDNYCDIYSVRPKACAEYPHTDRQKFYQLLNLSVKNTLICPAVSNVFTGLKENYMDKK, from the coding sequence TTGGTTAGGCATAAACAATTTGCGGCAGAGCATTTAAAATCCAATAAAAAGCTAGCTCAAAATTTAATCAAGAGAAAACCAAAGGATTTAGATAGTATCACTTCTGATTTGCATTTTGATGCTTTTGAAGAAATAGATTGTTTGGATTGTGCTAATTGTTGTAAGTCTATTAGCCCTATGGTTACTGATAAAGATATACAGCGTATTGCAAAGCACCTGAGGAAAAAGCCCAGTAACTTAGTTGAGGAATATTTGTATCTCGATCATGAAGGGGATTATGTGTTTAAAACACAGCCTTGTCCTTTTTTAGGACCTGATAATTATTGCGATATTTATAGTGTTCGCCCCAAAGCTTGTGCTGAATACCCTCATACGGACCGACAAAAGTTTTATCAATTGCTCAATCTTAGTGTTAAGAATACCTTGATTTGTCCTGCCGTTTCAAATGTATTTACTGGATTAAAAGAAAACTATATGGATAAGAAATAA
- a CDS encoding DmsC/YnfH family molybdoenzyme membrane anchor subunit, with the protein MNSNYFIFDKNRCVGCQACVIGCMNENGFQSKQQWRNIITENEAKLPKIPLFHISLACNHCEDAHCMRNCPALAYTKSLLTGGIIHKPEHCIGCQYCIWQCPYNAPKFNSQIGIVEKCHFCESRLLDNQAPACATSCPTNALDFSFEEIDKKKILPSISVAKNPYPSIQIKELENEEGPEMDMSLFEKEDLVVEGKIVKRVHAKEEWPLLVFTFIVSVLVAFTAVGVGMQSPDWLKWSMMIVAIIGATLSSLHLGKKLRMWRAILNIKQSWLSREIFFFAIYFVALTINFFFFDLNYFVVLIPGALTLLSIDMLYQPVQEKWKIPFHSGQSIFITTSLLLLLLHFYWLLLALILIRIGIQLYPMLSNKPPQKLNTLILVRWGMIDLAIIFLFLGTPFWTIFISFSIGELLDRFMFYKDLD; encoded by the coding sequence ATGAACAGCAATTATTTCATATTCGATAAAAACCGATGTGTTGGCTGTCAAGCTTGTGTGATTGGCTGCATGAATGAAAATGGATTTCAATCCAAGCAACAATGGCGAAATATCATCACAGAGAATGAAGCAAAACTACCTAAGATTCCTTTATTTCACATATCCTTGGCATGTAATCATTGCGAAGATGCACATTGCATGAGAAACTGCCCAGCCTTAGCCTATACAAAAAGCCTCTTAACTGGTGGCATAATTCATAAACCAGAACATTGTATTGGTTGCCAATATTGTATTTGGCAATGTCCTTATAATGCGCCTAAATTCAATTCTCAAATTGGAATTGTCGAAAAATGCCATTTTTGTGAAAGCCGATTATTGGATAATCAGGCTCCTGCTTGTGCCACTTCTTGTCCAACCAATGCATTAGACTTTTCCTTTGAAGAAATAGATAAAAAGAAGATTCTACCTAGTATTTCAGTTGCTAAAAACCCATATCCTTCTATTCAAATAAAAGAATTAGAAAACGAGGAGGGCCCGGAAATGGACATGAGCCTCTTTGAAAAAGAAGATTTAGTAGTTGAGGGAAAAATAGTAAAACGAGTCCATGCAAAAGAAGAATGGCCGCTACTGGTTTTTACCTTTATCGTGTCGGTTTTAGTAGCATTCACAGCAGTAGGGGTTGGAATGCAATCCCCTGATTGGTTAAAATGGAGCATGATGATTGTAGCCATTATTGGTGCAACTTTAAGCAGTTTACATCTGGGTAAAAAGCTAAGGATGTGGCGTGCTATATTAAATATCAAGCAATCATGGCTCAGCAGAGAAATCTTCTTCTTTGCCATCTATTTTGTAGCTTTAACTATAAATTTCTTCTTTTTCGATTTAAACTATTTTGTAGTTCTCATTCCAGGAGCCTTGACTTTACTATCCATAGATATGCTTTATCAACCAGTGCAAGAAAAGTGGAAAATCCCATTTCATTCTGGACAAAGCATATTTATCACAACTTCTTTACTGCTTTTGCTCCTACACTTCTATTGGCTTCTATTGGCACTTATCTTAATTAGAATAGGTATCCAATTATACCCTATGCTATCTAATAAGCCTCCTCAAAAACTAAATACGCTAATATTAGTACGCTGGGGGATGATAGATTTAGCAATTATCTTCCTTTTCTTAGGAACTCCATTCTGGACTATATTTATATCCTTTTCTATTGGAGAATTATTAGATAGATTTATGTTTTACAAAGACTTGGATTAA
- a CDS encoding TerB family tellurite resistance protein has protein sequence MSVILILIIVAIAFFYFSGSFSNGNQSKKQNSFQDKDKSPRTKSGGSSYGKWVGGGLGWAVGGPIGGLIGFMFGNMFDAGSSSSGQNHPYQEGGPTRSGDFSMSLLVLSAAVMKADGTVKKSELDYVRRFFTTNFGEEQSSQQMLVLRELLKKDINLQEVSVQIGRYMDYSSRLQLLHYLFGIALSDGQVDKSEVDTISSIASFMRISNADYASVKAMFVKDTGSAYKVLEVESTASDEEVKKAYKKMAVKYHPDKVSHLGADVQKAAEDKFQMLNSAYSEIKKQRGMN, from the coding sequence ATGTCAGTAATACTTATTTTAATTATTGTTGCCATTGCTTTCTTCTATTTCTCTGGAAGCTTTAGTAATGGTAATCAGTCGAAAAAGCAAAATTCATTTCAAGATAAGGATAAATCTCCACGTACTAAAAGTGGTGGTTCTAGTTATGGTAAGTGGGTTGGAGGTGGCCTTGGTTGGGCAGTAGGTGGTCCCATAGGTGGTCTCATTGGCTTTATGTTCGGAAACATGTTTGACGCGGGAAGTAGTTCTAGTGGTCAAAACCATCCCTATCAAGAAGGTGGACCTACTCGTAGTGGTGATTTTAGTATGAGTCTTTTGGTATTATCTGCCGCCGTTATGAAAGCAGATGGAACTGTTAAAAAATCGGAGTTGGATTATGTTCGTAGGTTCTTTACTACCAATTTTGGTGAAGAGCAATCCAGTCAGCAAATGTTGGTTCTTCGTGAGCTATTAAAGAAGGATATCAATCTTCAAGAGGTCAGTGTTCAGATTGGTCGTTATATGGATTATTCTAGCCGTCTGCAACTTCTGCATTATTTATTTGGTATTGCTTTATCTGATGGACAGGTAGATAAGTCTGAAGTGGACACTATTTCTTCTATTGCAAGCTTTATGCGTATCTCTAATGCCGATTACGCATCTGTTAAGGCTATGTTTGTTAAAGACACTGGAAGTGCCTATAAGGTGCTAGAAGTAGAGTCAACAGCAAGCGATGAGGAAGTAAAGAAAGCCTATAAAAAAATGGCGGTAAAGTATCACCCTGATAAAGTCAGTCATTTAGGAGCGGATGTGCAAAAAGCAGCTGAAGATAAATTCCAAATGTTAAATTCAGCCTATTCTGAAATTAAAAAGCAGAGAGGGATGAATTAA
- the ercA gene encoding alcohol dehydrogenase-like regulatory protein ErcA, producing MKNQNHIELELRKFVAPEYIFGIDARKLAANYCLKHGAKKVLLVTDAGLLSTPWFEETTTSLKNQHIHFIVFSRVSPNPRDYEVAEGKDLYLENNCNLILALGGGSVMDCAKAIGIVTTNNKNINAFEGVDRIYNSIPPLICIPTTGGSSADVSQFTIINNTTEKYKMAIISKAIVPDVALIDPIVLTSMDHFLTACTGIDALTHAIEAYVSNASSAFTDLYAREGISLIAANIELSINEPHNIQARGKIMLASMYAGLAFSNASLGSLHSLAHSLGGYLDLPHGECNAILLPHIIDYNFSYSEHKYKDIASLMGINNHGLNTKECKTQLIKEIFSLNHKLGIDSKLKDKGVSVDIIPVLSSKAILDPCNATNPRSPVQDDFNQILKEAM from the coding sequence ATGAAAAATCAAAATCATATTGAATTAGAGCTACGAAAATTTGTCGCTCCTGAATATATATTTGGCATAGATGCTAGAAAACTTGCAGCTAACTACTGCCTGAAGCATGGTGCCAAAAAAGTCCTTCTAGTCACCGATGCAGGTTTATTATCTACTCCATGGTTTGAAGAAACAACTACTTCTTTGAAGAATCAACATATTCATTTCATTGTTTTTTCCAGAGTATCTCCAAATCCAAGAGATTATGAAGTAGCAGAAGGAAAGGATCTTTATCTAGAAAACAATTGTAATCTTATATTAGCTCTGGGCGGTGGCAGTGTAATGGATTGTGCCAAAGCTATTGGCATTGTGACCACCAATAATAAGAATATTAATGCTTTTGAAGGTGTGGACAGAATATACAACTCAATTCCTCCATTAATCTGCATCCCAACTACAGGAGGAAGCTCTGCCGACGTTTCTCAATTTACAATTATCAATAATACTACAGAAAAGTATAAAATGGCTATCATCAGCAAAGCAATTGTACCGGATGTGGCATTAATTGACCCTATAGTTCTAACGAGTATGGATCATTTCCTCACTGCATGTACCGGCATAGATGCCCTCACTCATGCCATTGAAGCTTACGTGAGCAATGCCAGTTCAGCTTTTACTGACCTTTATGCCAGAGAAGGCATCAGCCTGATTGCTGCTAATATTGAATTAAGTATTAATGAACCCCATAATATTCAAGCTCGAGGAAAAATCATGTTAGCCAGTATGTATGCTGGTCTAGCATTTTCAAATGCAAGTTTGGGAAGTTTGCATTCTTTAGCCCATAGCTTAGGTGGATATTTAGATTTACCCCATGGTGAATGCAATGCCATTTTATTACCTCATATAATCGATTATAATTTCTCGTACTCAGAGCATAAATATAAAGATATTGCATCTTTAATGGGAATTAATAATCATGGATTAAATACCAAAGAATGCAAAACTCAACTTATCAAAGAGATTTTTAGTTTAAACCATAAACTTGGTATTGATTCAAAGCTCAAGGATAAAGGAGTGAGTGTAGACATCATTCCGGTCCTTTCCTCAAAAGCAATATTGGATCCATGCAATGCAACTAACCCAAGGTCTCCAGTTCAAGATGATTTCAATCAAATATTAAAAGAAGCCATGTAA
- a CDS encoding SDR family oxidoreductase, whose protein sequence is MRVLLTGVTGYVGKRLLVVLIDMGFDVVCAVRDKRRLKVSVNILNKIEIVEVDFLNNESLKSIPSNIDAAYYLIHSMASSTKKFSELESACARNFKDYMNEIQVKQVIYLSGLITKQEDTSEHLASRKNVEDILLSGNYKSTVLRAGIIVGSGSASFEIIRDIVEKLPIMVTPKWVLTKSQPIAIRDIVTYLSRVLFNEACMNHSYDIGGPEVLTYKDMLLQYADARGLDRRIITLPIMTPKVSSFWLYFITSTSYRLATNLVQSMKYEVVCQNTELEKLLSIKPISYRKAIEYAFLNIKQNMVTSSWKDSIHDEQLSHKLSEFIEVPAYGCYVDRKSIKVEQIEEVMNNIWSIGGEKGWYYATWLWELRGHFDKLLGGVGLGRGRKHPTQVFQGESIDFWRVLVSNREERRLLLYAEMKLPGEAWMEFKIDKDDILHQVATFRPKGVLGRAYWGMTMPFHFFIFNGMIRNIAKVG, encoded by the coding sequence ATGAGAGTGCTGCTGACAGGGGTAACTGGTTATGTTGGGAAGAGGCTATTGGTAGTACTTATCGATATGGGTTTTGATGTTGTTTGTGCGGTCCGGGATAAGCGTCGTTTAAAAGTAAGTGTCAATATTTTGAATAAGATTGAAATTGTTGAAGTTGATTTCCTGAATAATGAATCCTTGAAATCAATACCATCCAATATAGATGCAGCTTATTATTTAATACATTCTATGGCATCATCTACAAAGAAATTCTCTGAATTAGAGTCAGCGTGTGCACGGAATTTTAAAGATTATATGAATGAGATTCAAGTGAAGCAAGTGATTTATCTAAGTGGACTAATCACCAAGCAGGAAGATACGTCAGAGCATTTAGCTTCACGCAAAAATGTAGAAGATATTTTACTATCAGGGAATTATAAATCAACAGTTCTACGTGCTGGTATTATTGTAGGTTCTGGAAGTGCATCTTTTGAAATTATCCGAGATATTGTGGAGAAATTACCTATTATGGTTACTCCTAAATGGGTTTTGACGAAATCACAACCTATCGCTATTCGTGATATCGTTACTTATCTTTCCAGAGTTCTTTTTAATGAGGCTTGTATGAATCATAGCTATGATATTGGGGGTCCTGAGGTACTTACCTATAAAGATATGTTGCTACAATATGCAGATGCAAGAGGCTTGGACCGGAGAATAATTACGCTACCGATAATGACACCTAAAGTTTCTTCGTTTTGGTTATATTTCATTACATCAACATCTTACCGTTTGGCCACTAACTTGGTCCAAAGCATGAAATATGAAGTGGTTTGTCAGAATACAGAATTAGAAAAATTATTGTCTATTAAGCCCATTAGTTATCGAAAAGCCATTGAATATGCTTTTTTAAATATTAAACAAAACATGGTCACTTCCAGTTGGAAAGATTCTATACATGATGAACAATTGAGCCATAAGCTTTCAGAATTTATTGAAGTTCCTGCCTATGGTTGCTATGTTGATAGAAAATCGATTAAAGTTGAACAAATAGAGGAGGTCATGAATAATATTTGGTCGATAGGAGGAGAGAAAGGTTGGTATTATGCCACTTGGCTTTGGGAGCTACGAGGCCATTTTGATAAGTTATTGGGCGGTGTGGGTTTAGGAAGAGGCAGAAAGCATCCCACTCAGGTTTTTCAAGGTGAATCTATTGATTTTTGGAGAGTTCTAGTTAGCAATAGAGAAGAAAGAAGACTTTTGTTATACGCAGAAATGAAGCTACCAGGGGAGGCCTGGATGGAGTTTAAAATAGATAAGGATGATATTTTACATCAGGTAGCTACTTTTAGGCCCAAAGGGGTTCTAGGTAGAGCTTATTGGGGAATGACAATGCCCTTTCATTTTTTCATATTTAATGGAATGATTCGTAATATTGCTAAAGTTGGGTAG